Part of the Diceros bicornis minor isolate mBicDic1 chromosome 2, mDicBic1.mat.cur, whole genome shotgun sequence genome is shown below.
TGAGGAGAAGCATTCCTTATTTCTGCTGAAACATTACTCTTACGTCATGACTGTAGATAACTGTTTATCTCCTTGAAGCGTTCTGATATCTGAATGTCTAAAGGAGCTTTCTCTACAATGCAATTTGGCCCTAAAGGTTACCAACATTGGTGTAATAATCGACAGGCAGTGTTCTTACCGGTGATTTTCCAGCAGTGGGGTGGGCCGAGGCTTTGCTTCAGCAGCGAGTCCTGGAGTGGCCGGTCGTCGTCACATGTCCATCACTGCTGCGAAGGTTCTCATGTCCGCTCCGCTGGTGTTGCTGCCAGTTTGTTTTCAGCCGAGCTGTTTGctcttctgatttttcttttcctatttctctgAGGATTTAACCCCATGTGGGAAGAAACCCTGACGTTTACGGTCCACATGCCAGAAATAGCTTTGGTTCGGTTCCTCGTGTGGGATCACGATCCTATCGGACGAGACTTTGTTGGGCAAAGAACGGTGACCTTCAGCAGCTTGGTGCCTGGTGGGTACAGTTCTCTCCAGACTGGCCATCCCTTTTCCCTTGGAAGGGTTAACGTGTGACGTGCTACACTTGGTACATGGCGTGTCTGGCATGTGAGACGTGGGTCTGGCCATGCGAGTGTTAATGGGCCCTGTGAAATGTGAGAACGGCAGGAGGAGGGTACCTGGTCCTGCCCCCCGAGGGACAGCCAGACGGAGGGTCAGCTGAGAGGAAACTGCTCTCTGCTTTTCTCAGGCTACCGGCACGTCCACCTGGAAGGGCTGACAGAAGCGTCCATATTTGTCCACATCACAATCCACGACATCTACGGAAAGGTGAGAGAGGGTAGGGCTTAAAGCACGTGCAGCAACAGTATGGTCCTGAACCAAGCTATTTTTGACTAATTGCCTAAAAGGAATGTGCATCTGGACAAGCTGTTCTCCATCAGAAAACCCACCCTCAGGCCCCGCCCTGTGCTCCTCCCTCCGTCTGGGAGGTGTGTCCTCATTCCTGCCACCTGGGGCCTGCTCTGGGCTAAGGGAAATCAAGAAAACTAATATTCTCTCAGGCTATCATTTGTTTGGCTAAAACAGTGAAGCTATAGTTAAACTTTGAATTTCATTTCAATCCTTAAAAAGACCCAGTTAGCTGCGGTGGACGTGCAGCATCCCTGATGTCTTGCACTAACCGAGCTGTGACCCCAGCCCGTGGCAGGCAGCAGTCTTTCATCTGGTGCCGTTGCGTTTCACTGACAACCTAGAAATCATGAATGAGTTTAGAGCTGCACACAGGACTTGAAAACAGACACCAGAGAGGTGTCTTCAGTTCCCCGTGCTGTGGCTCCTTCACTGCAGAGCTCAGCTGAGTTTGCACATCGATAGGCTGTCCCCTGGTTGTGCCAAGTAATCAGGCTGCCAGGATGAGTATGCAGGGCCAGATGTGGTGTGGAGGGACGGAGAGCGTTGACCAGGGCCCGGAAGGTCCAGGCCTCTTTCTCAGGAAGTGCGTGGAGCCCGCACTCCTCCTTCAGAGGAGTCACTCTCTCTGGCTCGGCTTCCTCAGCTGGATGCGGGGTAGAAGTGCCCCTCATGGGTAGTGCCGGTCATCCTCAGATGGCTGCCTGGCACAGGCACAGTGAGCGCTCAGAAGTGCTGGCTGCTGTCACTGTGACCACAGTCACCTGCTAGGGAGCGTCCACCAGCCTGGACCGGGACGTGTCTGTCCTCCCATCAGTCTGGGTGGCACCGGGGGCCGAATCTCCCCGAGCGTGAGGTTTAACTCCACGCCTGCTGCCTTCGTTGTGCTGCTTGTTGGGGTCTCCCTCTGGCCTAAACACATGCAAATGTGAATGATCGAAAGTGATTCCTGGATTTCTAGGGTTCCCAGGTTAACGAAGGAGGTTCTGCAGCATTTATCATGCTTGAGGGAAACAGTAAAATGCAGATTTGTTTAGAACTTGAAAGTGTCCCGTGTTCTCCCTCCTACATAAATGTCCACGTATGAGTCCTGTTGTTTATTCTCTCACGGCTGTTTGGGTCGAGGATGTGTGAACCACAGTGTGAAATGAGCGAACCTGTGACTAAAAATCCCCCAAGTGGAGCGAGGGGCTGAGGGGAgcaaatgcatttttcttttgtttttctcgcGCCCCTTCTGGAAGGAGCCCAAGCCGTGCTTTGTCTTTCCTTGCAGTGGAGCCCTTTAATACTCAACCCCAGTTACACGATATTGCACTTTCTAGGAGCCACCAAGGTAGTGTCGGCATGCTGCTCGGGTCTTGCCGGCGTGTTCCGTTCTGAACGTGTGGCAGCATGCTCTCGCTCATCcgtttcctgctcacctctcagaAACACCATCCGTGGCTTTCAGGCGGCTGAGGTTCATCACAGTCTGTTCCTATCACTTGTCACCCTTGGGCAGGAAACTTGGGGAGAGCTTGGTTGTGAGGGTGGAAGGCTGCCTTCCTCACAGAGCGAGGTGACGAGGTGTGCATGAGGTTGTGTGAATGTGCTGTGAGCTGCTGCTTTATTGGTGTGAATAGACTCAGTGGCTGGAAAGTTCTGTCCTGTATCCATTTTTCATGGAGCCATCATGTAGAAGGCGGGTTGTTAACACCATGGCGCTGCTTGACTTGTGGTTGGTCCTTTGTGTCTTCAGAGCAGACAGCTCCAGGGTCTGAAGGGACTGTTCCATAAGAACCCCCGGCCCAGCTCTTCAGAGAACAGTTCCCATCACACTCGGAGGCGATCGCTGGGAGACAGGATTCTGCGACGCACAGCCAGTGCGCCAGCCAAAGGCAGAAAAAGGAGCAAAATGGGCTTCCAGGAAATGGTAGAGATAAAGGATTCTCTCTCTGAGGCTGCCAGAGATTCAGATGGTGTCCTGAGGAGGACCACGCGGAGTCTGCAAGCGCGCCCCGTCTCCATGCCCGTTGACAGAAGTCTGCTAGGGGCCCTGTCGCTGCCTCTGCCTGAAAGAGTGAAAGACACTGAAGGAAAAGAGAACTCTCTGGGTGAGATGCTTTCAGTTTCTCTAAGAGTGAACCCTTCTAAGCCGCATTTTGGTCCCTAATGACTGTTATGACATGGTTGACATTTTGTAGTCAAAGTAAAATATAATGGAAAGTtagtaatttttaatgttttcttttagacTAGATTTTAGGCTTTTTGGGGAGAGGGTAGTAGAAGAGCTATTTCATAGTCACCTAAAGCCATAAAATAACCTTGGCATCTGAACTTGACAGAGAGGGATGAGGAGAGCCATCAAGTGTGTCGGCCTGGACCTGTTGTCTGTGAGGTGTGACCTGTAGGGTAGGACAGAGGTCTTGGTTGTGCACCTGGGTGCTGTACATGCTGAGTGTTCTGAGGTTGAATAGGATTATCTTGACCTTTCTGAGGTTGAGTACGGTTGTATTTCTTTCCCCACCATATGACACATTTCCACGATTGGAAGTGTTTGTGGAGAAGGAGGAAAATCCAGATGTGAGGAGCAAGCCAGCTGTCACTTGAGAAGTCTCTGCTTCCTCCAGAGGCAGCTCAGGCGATGTTTCCTGTGGCTCGTTTCCCTGTCTCTGGGATGTCGGCAGGGAAGGAGCGGGTCTGTGCGCCTGTCGAGATGTGGGCTCCTCAAGTTTAGGGGCCAGGCATTTCCCCTCTTCTCCCTTGATTTGAGCATAAGGTTGCACTCACATTGAGCTCAATAGAGAGCTGTGCCTGCCTCAAGATGCACTGCAGAGCTCCTGACTTGTGCAGTAGCTCCTCCCCACCCTGTTCAGGTGATTTAAGCACCAAAAGTGTCCATTTGATGTCTCTCCAACAAGCATGTCTTAATTAGATCAGAATCGTCTCAGACAAGTAGAATGTGATATAGTCATGCGCCACATGACGACGTTTCCGTCGATGACGGACCACACGTGCGACGGTGCTCCCGTAACATTAGCACCGTGTGGCCCAGCTGTGCAGTCGGCTGCACTGTCTAGGTGTAAGTCACCCTGTGATGTTTGCGTagcgacaaaatcacctaacaacgtgCTTCTCAGAATGTGGCCCATCGTTAGGTGATGTGTGACTGTGCTTGTTTCTTTTAGCAAAATTCTCTTTTTATCGTATGACCTAATTTCAGTGATCTGCTTTCTCAGAAACAGCATTTGCTTGTATTGATTTTTATTGTAAGTTATCCTAGGGAGACAGACCAATTTTTGAATAGTTTAtttgaaggagaaaaagggaGTTGAAAAGTTTCAGATTTTGCTAAGAGCAGTATCAGAGAAGAGATGAAATGTGTGTTTAAAGTTTATTTCAAAACTCCATTTTGGTGGAAGATAAAGCTATATTCAGTAGACATTGGTAATAATTAATCCTGTTAATGCCACAGTTAAGATGTTAATATCATTGATGTGAGTTAGTAATATGGAggtgatatttctttctttccattaaaaaatagTTATATGTAGTcattcatatatattcataaaactTGTGATACCTATGGAACGTTACATAGCTGTGTAATGATTCAAGTTATAATGTAGAAAAGATATTAAGTGGAGAAAATGCAGAATGCAAAATTCTATACATAATTCTGTCCCTCTACAAAGCTTACAGTGGCTGTCTCTGAGTGGTAACATCAtaggatatttaatttttttccttgtaattttgGGGTGTAtcaaatttttatgattttttttagttaagaaaatatttaataagttaaACATTCTTCTTTCTTGTATATCATGACTGAAAGcattaaaaaactattaaaataatctgATCACGAACACTTGATTGAACACCTAACGTTGTCTTAACACTAAACTAAGCATGATGGGTACCCCAGATTACTGTGAATTGTgtgtttttatagttttccttacTGTGCCTGATATCTTACCACCTCTTTTAGGGGAGAATGCAATATGAAATttgtgtattaaaaataaaaatatggttaATACAAAATTAGATATTAGCAGTGGCATAGAATTGGTGACCAATCctttacttttacattttaaagtcAACGGATACTgaaattttaatgcttttattacACCTTCCAATTTGTTTTAGAAATTAGTTGGTTAAATTAGGTCCTTtgccaaaatgttttttaaaatgatatgatTGGTGGTGTTTTTACTAATACTTGTATAACTTTGAAAGTTTACAGTATCTTGCCTACAGGTACCACAGTCCTTTGTTTAACAGAGCTGTCTCGTTCTGTTTTTATTGCCATGCTTCTGTGTAGTACAATTCTGAATAGGAAACAACTGAAGGTAATCCTCACTGTAAAAGTATGGTAACTCATTGACATTTTTTTGACAAGAATTATTACATCCTTAGCTGATGTAATAGATATTCAAAGGGAAGCTTCAGTGAAATTCctataaatatatttaccattttttcaTCACACAGACACTTTGTTGCAAATCTACACAATCCATGATTCTATCCTGTCACGATGTAGCAGATTTACATTCTCATTTGTCTGTCTGAAGGCAAACGTGAGTGTGTGCAGGTCCTACGTACAGGGACGCACGTCCCCTAACCTGTTGTTTGTTTCCTCCAGCAGAAGGTGAGGACGGCAGAAGAAACGGGGCGGCAGGTATGAAGGACCCACAGCTTCCACATTTCAGCAGAAAGTTCTCCTCCTCCAGCGCTCTCCTCAGGGACATCAGCCCAGGGGATTCCACTGCCAGCCTGCCCATCACAGCAGGGCAGCCGGCAGTGCCGGGCCCCCCGGGTGGGAGCACCAGATCCCGGGTGGCAGGTGACTGCCAGGAACACCAGTGCCCCCGCGAGTCCCTCTCCCCGAGGCAGCGCTGGGCTCTGGACCCTGCAGGTGACCTGGCGCAAGACCTGCGTGCTGTGAAAACCAAGGAGAATTGGCGTGTGGGGGTCCCTGTGGGAGGGATAGGCATCCTTTCCCGAAGCAGTCTGGAGATCAAGACCCTGGACGGCCACTGGGGCCAGGGCAGAGCTGCCACGTCCTCGTCTCTGTCGGACGTGTCTGCGCTCTGCTCCGCAGCACCTGACGCGCAGTCCACCGCAGTTCTGCAGGAGAGTGCCATTTCCTGCCTCATTGACGATGTCACCTCGACGAACGGGAGCGAGCTGGGCGGTGCCGTCTCTGAGCTCATTGGCCAGTTGGATGAGACCAGTGACCACGCCGGCCCCACTGTCGTTGCTCATCTTCATGGCCCCAGGGTGAGGTCAGGCCGTCCTCCCCTGCCCACAGCGGACCTAGAGATGCCCTTGGAGTGTGGCTTTTCCCAGGGAAAACCCGCGTCACCCTTCCTGAGCTCGTCTCCTGAGCTGAGTGCGTTCTCAAGCCCCGAGACCTCTGCTCGCTTGGCGCATGAGGCTGTTTGTGAAGCTGCCTGCACTCTCGTCTCGAAAACCAAGCCAGGGGACCCTCTTCCTGGTCAGGCCAAGACGGGGGCCGTGGAAGGCACCCTGCCTTGGTCCTCGGGCCCTTCTCACTGCTGGGCACCAAGTCCCCCCAGTGGAGAGGACTGGGAAATGGCGCAGAACCACAGTCCTGCCGCGTCCACGGATGTGCCGCTGGAGGCTCTACTAGCCGATCCCACCCTCTGTTTAAATTCTGGAGAGAGCAGCCTCGTGGAAGTGGATGGAGACTCGGAAAATCTGTCTGTAACAACCTGTGAGTACAGGAGAGAGGGCGCAAGTCACCTTGCTTCTCCTTTAAAACTGAAGTACAGCCAGGATGTGGTGGGGCATTTTCAAAGAGGCTTGAGAAATGGCTACTGTAGAGGGACTCTCCCCTGTTCTCTCTCTGAAATAGTCAACAATATTCAAGATGTCAAAAATCAAAGCATTTCTAGTCTAGCCTATCAGGGTGCCGGTTTTGTGCATAACCATTTCTcaaattcagaagcaaaaatgaaCCAGACGTGTGTGCCCCTGTCTGGTGCTCAGGACGTGCATGCGCCTGCACCCACGTGGTCCAGACGGCCTCCTCTGCCAGCTCTGAAGCTGCCCAGTCCTTGCAAATCCAAAAGTCTGGGCGATCTAACATCGGAGGACATTGCTTGCAGTTTTGAGAGCACGTATCAGTGCATCAGTAAGAGCTTTGTTACGACTGGCGTCAGAGACGGGAAGGGCGTGCCTGTGCAGGCAGAGTCTTTAGAGCCCGTGGATGCCCTGACCCAGCAGCTGCGAGAGCTCGTGTCCTTGGACCAAGACGACGGCTGCCCGGGGCTGTGTTCGCAGCAGGACGCCGGCCCTCTCCCCAGGTCGCTGGTCAGAAAGCTGTCATCCAGAAGCCAGAGCAGAGTGCGCAACATTGCCAGTCGGGCCAAGGAGAGGCAGGAGGCCAGCAAGCAAAGAGGGGTGACCCCCGGCGACGCGGGTGGCGTGGTTCTCCGCAGCAAGCGCTCGGGACCTGCGCCCGCGGGGAACCGGCACTCCACGGGCTCCTACTTGGCCCACCTGCACCTGCGCGGCGTCCACCTGCCGGGCGCCCCGGGCCGTGAGGACGGCCGAGGACCCCCCGAGGGCGCGTGCGCCTGCACAGCCTTGCGCTCCCGCTGGACCCACCAGTTCGGTTCTGATGATTCTGTTGTGCAGACCGAGCCAAGCAGTGATGCTaaaccagaaatttattttcttttgagacTGTGAATTATATAAAGCTGCATTTTCATTGTTTACAAGGTATTCTGTAGAACTGTCAGCGTTTTCAGTAACTGTGGTCCTTGCCTTGAAATGATTTTAAGCTTGATTTTGGTCTCCCTCTGACTCCTTTTGTTGTTCCTGCTCCTGCGTTTGTGCAGTTTCCAGTGACATTTCCGAGTACTAGGATCTCGCTCCCCTGGTGTCAACGTGTGCAGGCCTAGACTGACTCTTCTCAGCAGATCGTGATGCAGTGTCACCAAGATGCCCTTTGCTCCGTGCCCTCAGGTCACAGTCACAGTGTGGTCCTTTCGACTCTCTGCTGAGTTAAGAGACTCTGCAAAGGACAAAGGgatgaattctttattttaaagccATTGTCATCTTTCCTAGTTTTCCCTTTGTTGAGAAGCCCAGATGCAGTTTTATAACTCAGTTAAAAGAATGAAGGCGTGACCCTACCTTTTAAGATTTCTCTACGCCCCCTCCCATGAGAGATTGGTAGCTGCCCCCCCAGACTCCCTCATTTTAGAGTAGGCTGTGAGGGTTTAAGGATGAAGGCAAACTTTGTATATAAGGGTAAAATTGTTTGTTTTCCATAAATTTGTTACGTATTTTTGCTAATGGCTTTGTATGTAACAAGAACACAGTTGCCAAGCTATTTGTTGTACTTTTGAATTTCCTGATTAAATTACAGACTTCAAACAATGGCTTTCAGAGTGAGGGACTTCCATCACAAGCTAACAATGATAGTAGCACAAATTGAAAACTTTCCCAaagctttcaagaaaaaaaatattttctcataataAAATCCAAGTGAATAGACAACTAGAAGAAACCTTTTCCTTCAGGGAGCCAAGTACCTGTATTTTATATCAACATACGTGATTTTCACTGTGAATCCATTTTTTATTGCATGTTCAAATGTTCCTCTTTGCTTTTTTGTAACAATAGCTGCAATGATGTTCTTGGAATTTATGGAAATGTAATTAAAGCAGATTTTTAAACacttggtgaatttttttttcagttgaagCTCATCTGATGACTGTTGAGTAAGAGACCTGGAGCTCtcagaaatattttcctttttttaatttatgtctcTGAGTGTTTTCATTATGCATTAAAGGCTGTATTTGTAAGGTGATTTGAAAAGGAATCAAAAGTAGTGAGTTTCTTTGCCTTTGGTGTTGATACAGTAGTTTAAGTAATAATCCTCCCCAGATCCTGCCCTGGGTAGGGGGCGCcgtggggaaggcagggaggtgCTGCTTGTCAGGTGGCCCTGCCTGAGGCTTCCTtgtgtggggagggtgggagggaagcgACCAGACCCTGGCTGCCCTCAGTCCCCCCTATTCCTaatttactgagaatttttatcaagaATGCGTGctggattttgtcagatgctttttctgcatctattgatatgatgatgtgatttttcttctttagcctgttgatgtgatggattatattaattgatttttgatattgaaccagccttgcatacctgggctAAATACCACTTGGTCGTGGTATATAATTCTtctcatacattgttggattctatttgctaatgttttgttgaggatttttacatcaatgttcatgagagatattagtctgtagttttctaataatgtctttgtctggttttggtattagggtaatgctggccccataaaatgagttaggaaccattccctctgcttctaccttccagaagagcttgtagagaattggtataatttcttccttaagtctttggtagaattcaccagtgaacccatctgggtctGGTGttctctgttttggaaggttattaattatttattcaatttctttaatagatgtagGCCTATTCATATTGTCTTTTTGTGTGAGTTTTAGCAAAttgtgtcttttaaggaattggtccatttcatctaggttatcaaatttgtgaacATAcagttcataatattccttgattatttttaatgtccatgggatctgcAGTGATGTCACCTCTTTAGTTtctaatattagtaatttgtgtcttttctcttttttttctcagcctggctagaggcttatcagattttattgattttttcaaagaaccaacttttggttttgttgattttctcttattgatttcctgttttcagtttcattgatttctgcttcaatttttatatttttttgtctgCTTACCTTGGatttaatttggtcttcttttctgtttctaatAACAGAGGTAAAAGCTTATGTTATTAATCTTagatctttcctcttttctaatatgtA
Proteins encoded:
- the PLCH1 gene encoding 1-phosphatidylinositol 4,5-bisphosphate phosphodiesterase eta-1 isoform X4; this translates as MMSYWNVERRSRAQYRRHFLVDNSVFHVERCMSVMQSGTQMIKLKRGAKGLVRLFYLDEHRTRLRWRPSRKNEKAKILIDSIYKVTEGRQSDVFHRQAEGDFDPSCCFTIYHGSHMEALDLITSNPEEARTWITGLKYLMAGISDEDSLAKRQRTHDQWVKQTFEEADKNGDGLLNIEEIHQLMHKLNVNLPRRKVRQMFQEADTDENQGTLTFEEFCVFYKMMSLRRDLYLLLLSYSDKKDHLTVEELAQFLKVEQKMNNVTTDYCLDIIRKFEVSEENKAKNVLGIEGFTSFMRSPACDVFNPLHGEVYQDMEQPLCNYYIASSHNTYLTGDQLLSQSRADMYARVLQEGCRCVEVDCWDGPDGEPVVHHGYTLTSKILFRDVVETINKHAFVKNEFPVILSIENHCSVQQQRKIAQYLKGIFRDKLDLSSVDVGETKQLPSPQSLKGKILVKGKKLPYHLGDDAEEGDVSDEDSADEIEDACKFKVHCNNGTTEHQVESFIRKKLESLLKESQIRDKEDPDGFTVRALLKATHEGLNAHLKQNPDMKESGKKSHGRSLMTNFGKHKKTTKSRSKSCSTDGGEDAQQNPGKETGQLYRLGRRRKTMKLCRELSDLVVYTNSVAAQDIVDDGTTGNVLSFSETRAHQVVQQKAEQFMVYNQKQLTRIYPSAYRIDSSNFNPLPYWNAGCQLVALNYQSEGRMMQLNRAKFKTNGNCGYVLKPQQMCKGTFNPFSGDPLPASPKKQLVLKVISGQQLPKPPDSVFGDRGEIIDPFVEVEIIGLPVDCCKDQTRVVDDNGFNPMWEETLTFTVHMPEIALVRFLVWDHDPIGRDFVGQRTVTFSSLVPGYRHVHLEGLTEASIFVHITIHDIYGKWSPLILNPSYTILHFLGATKSRQLQGLKGLFHKNPRPSSSENSSHHTRRRSLGDRILRRTASAPAKGRKRSKMGFQEMVEIKDSLSEAARDSDGVLRRTTRSLQARPVSMPVDRSLLGALSLPLPERVKDTEGKENSLEGEDGRRNGAAGMKDPQLPHFSRKFSSSSALLRDISPGDSTASLPITAGQPAVPGPPGGSTRSRVAGDCQEHQCPRESLSPRQRWALDPAGDLAQDLRAVKTKENWRVGVPVGGIGILSRSSLEIKTLDGHWGQGRAATSSSLSDVSALCSAAPDAQSTAVLQESAISCLIDDVTSTNGSELGGAVSELIGQLDETSDHAGPTVVAHLHGPRVRSGRPPLPTADLEMPLECGFSQGKPASPFLSSSPELSAFSSPETSARLAHEAVCEAACTLVSKTKPGDPLPGQAKTGAVEGTLPWSSGPSHCWAPSPPSGEDWEMAQNHSPAASTDVPLEALLADPTLCLNSGESSLVEVDGDSENLSVTTCEYRREGASHLASPLKLKYSQDVVGHFQRGLRNGYCRGTLPCSLSEIVNNIQDVKNQSISSLAYQGAGFVHNHFSNSEAKMNQTCVPLSGAQDVHAPAPTWSRRPPLPALKLPSPCKSKSLGDLTSEDIACSFESTYQCISKSFVTTGVRDGKGVPVQAESLEPVDALTQQLRELVSLDQDDGCPGLCSQQDAGPLPRSLVRKLSSRSQSRVRNIASRAKERQEASKQRGVTPGDAGGVVLRSKRSGPAPAGNRHSTGSYLAHLHLRGVHLPGAPGREDGRGPPEGACACTALRSRWTHQFGSDDSVVQTEPSSDAKPEIYFLLRL
- the PLCH1 gene encoding 1-phosphatidylinositol 4,5-bisphosphate phosphodiesterase eta-1 isoform X3; the protein is MMSYWNVERRSRAQYRRHFLVDNSVFHVERCMSVMQSGTQMIKLKRGAKGLVRLFYLDEHRTRLRWRPSRKNEKAKILIDSIYKVTEGRQSDVFHRQAEGDFDPSCCFTIYHGSHMEALDLITSNPEEARTWITGLKYLMAGISDEDSLAKRQRTHDQWVKQTFEEADKNGDGLLNIEEIHQLMHKLNVNLPRRKVRQMFQEADTDENQGTLTFEEFCVFYKMMSLRRDLYLLLLSYSDKKDHLTVEELAQFLKVEQKMNNVTTDYCLDIIRKFEVSEENKAKNVLGIEGFTSFMRSPACDVFNPLHGEVYQDMEQPLCNYYIASSHNTYLTGDQLLSQSRADMYARVLQEGCRCVEVDCWDGPDGEPVVHHGYTLTSKILFRDVVETINKHAFVKNEFPVILSIENHCSVQQQRKIAQYLKGIFRDKLDLSSVDVGETKQLPSPQSLKGKILVKGKKLPYHLGDDAEEGDVSDEDSADEIEDACKFKVHCNNGTTEHQVESFIRKKLESLLKESQIRDKEDPDGFTVRALLKATHEGLNAHLKQNPDMKESGKKSHGRSLMTNFGKHKQKTTKSRSKSCSTDGGEDAQQNPGKETGQLYRLGRRRKTMKLCRELSDLVVYTNSVAAQDIVDDGTTGNVLSFSETRAHQVVQQKAEQFMVYNQKQLTRIYPSAYRIDSSNFNPLPYWNAGCQLVALNYQSEGRMMQLNRAKFKTNGNCGYVLKPQQMCKGTFNPFSGDPLPASPKKQLVLKVISGQQLPKPPDSVFGDRGEIIDPFVEVEIIGLPVDCCKDQTRVVDDNGFNPMWEETLTFTVHMPEIALVRFLVWDHDPIGRDFVGQRTVTFSSLVPGYRHVHLEGLTEASIFVHITIHDIYGKWSPLILNPSYTILHFLGATKSRQLQGLKGLFHKNPRPSSSENSSHHTRRRSLGDRILRRTASAPAKGRKRSKMGFQEMVEIKDSLSEAARDSDGVLRRTTRSLQARPVSMPVDRSLLGALSLPLPERVKDTEGKENSLEGEDGRRNGAAGMKDPQLPHFSRKFSSSSALLRDISPGDSTASLPITAGQPAVPGPPGGSTRSRVAGDCQEHQCPRESLSPRQRWALDPAGDLAQDLRAVKTKENWRVGVPVGGIGILSRSSLEIKTLDGHWGQGRAATSSSLSDVSALCSAAPDAQSTAVLQESAISCLIDDVTSTNGSELGGAVSELIGQLDETSDHAGPTVVAHLHGPRVRSGRPPLPTADLEMPLECGFSQGKPASPFLSSSPELSAFSSPETSARLAHEAVCEAACTLVSKTKPGDPLPGQAKTGAVEGTLPWSSGPSHCWAPSPPSGEDWEMAQNHSPAASTDVPLEALLADPTLCLNSGESSLVEVDGDSENLSVTTCEYRREGASHLASPLKLKYSQDVVGHFQRGLRNGYCRGTLPCSLSEIVNNIQDVKNQSISSLAYQGAGFVHNHFSNSEAKMNQTCVPLSGAQDVHAPAPTWSRRPPLPALKLPSPCKSKSLGDLTSEDIACSFESTYQCISKSFVTTGVRDGKGVPVQAESLEPVDALTQQLRELVSLDQDDGCPGLCSQQDAGPLPRSLVRKLSSRSQSRVRNIASRAKERQEASKQRGVTPGDAGGVVLRSKRSGPAPAGNRHSTGSYLAHLHLRGVHLPGAPGREDGRGPPEGACACTALRSRWTHQFGSDDSVVQTEPSSDAKPEIYFLLRL
- the PLCH1 gene encoding 1-phosphatidylinositol 4,5-bisphosphate phosphodiesterase eta-1 isoform X2, yielding MMSYWNVERRSRAQYRRHFLVDNSVFHVERCMSVMQSGTQMIKLKRGAKGLVRLFYLDEHRTRLRWRPSRKNEKAKILIDSIYKVTEGRQSDVFHRQAEGDFDPSCCFTIYHGSHMEALDLITSNPEEARTWITGLKYLMAGISDEDSLAKRQRTHDQWVKQTFEEADKNGDGLLNIEEIHQLMHKLNVNLPRRKVRQMFQEADTDENQGTLTFEEFCVFYKMMSLRRDLYLLLLSYSDKKDHLTVEELAQFLKVEQKMNNVTTDYCLDIIRKFEVSEENKAKNVLGIEGFTSFMRSPACDVFNPLHGEVYQDMEQPLCNYYIASSHNTYLTGDQLLSQSRADMYARVLQEGCRCVEVDCWDGPDGEPVVHHGYTLTSKILFRDVVETINKHAFVKNEFPVILSIENHCSVQQQRKIAQYLKGIFRDKLDLSSVDVGETKQLPSPQSLKGKILVKGKKLPYHLGDDAEEGDVSDEDSADEIEDACKFKVHCNNGTTEHQVESFIRKKLESLLKESQIRDKEDPDGFTVRALLKATHEGLNAHLKQNPDMKESGKKSHGRSLMTNFGKHKKTTKSRSKSCSTDGGEDAQQNPGKETGQLYRLGRRRKTMKLCRELSDLVVYTNSVAAQDIVDDGTTGNVLSFSETRAHQVVQQKAEQFMVYNQKQLTRIYPSAYRIDSSNFNPLPYWNAGCQLVALNYQSEGRMMQLNRAKFKTNGNCGYVLKPQQMCKGTFNPFSGDPLPASPKKQLVLKVISGQQLPKPPDSVFGDRGEIIDPFVEVEIIGLPVDCCKDQTRVVDDNGFNPMWEETLTFTVHMPEIALVRFLVWDHDPIGRDFVGQRTVTFSSLVPGYRHVHLEGLTEASIFVHITIHDIYGKWSPLILNPSYTILHFLGATKSRQLQGLKGLFHKNPRPSSSENSSHHTRRRSLGDRILRRTASAPAKGRKRSKMGFQEMVEIKDSLSEAARDSDGVLRRTTRSLQARPVSMPVDRSLLGALSLPLPERVKDTEGKENSLAEGEDGRRNGAAGMKDPQLPHFSRKFSSSSALLRDISPGDSTASLPITAGQPAVPGPPGGSTRSRVAGDCQEHQCPRESLSPRQRWALDPAGDLAQDLRAVKTKENWRVGVPVGGIGILSRSSLEIKTLDGHWGQGRAATSSSLSDVSALCSAAPDAQSTAVLQESAISCLIDDVTSTNGSELGGAVSELIGQLDETSDHAGPTVVAHLHGPRVRSGRPPLPTADLEMPLECGFSQGKPASPFLSSSPELSAFSSPETSARLAHEAVCEAACTLVSKTKPGDPLPGQAKTGAVEGTLPWSSGPSHCWAPSPPSGEDWEMAQNHSPAASTDVPLEALLADPTLCLNSGESSLVEVDGDSENLSVTTCEYRREGASHLASPLKLKYSQDVVGHFQRGLRNGYCRGTLPCSLSEIVNNIQDVKNQSISSLAYQGAGFVHNHFSNSEAKMNQTCVPLSGAQDVHAPAPTWSRRPPLPALKLPSPCKSKSLGDLTSEDIACSFESTYQCISKSFVTTGVRDGKGVPVQAESLEPVDALTQQLRELVSLDQDDGCPGLCSQQDAGPLPRSLVRKLSSRSQSRVRNIASRAKERQEASKQRGVTPGDAGGVVLRSKRSGPAPAGNRHSTGSYLAHLHLRGVHLPGAPGREDGRGPPEGACACTALRSRWTHQFGSDDSVVQTEPSSDAKPEIYFLLRL